The DNA segment TATGGTGATCTATCTGTTAATCTAGCAGAATCTTTTGAATGGGCAGGGGAGAATGACGCAGACAGTCGTGGGGGGTATGCTGTCTGGGCGCCTGAGATCATTTGGAATGAGCATTACGTTCACGAGGATGGATCAAAGGGTGCGTACATGATGTATTATAGTGTGTCCTCCACGTACATTCGGTCTGCCATTGGGTATGCCGTATCAAAGGACATGGATGGCCCTTTTGAGTATGTAGATACAATTATGTATTCTGGATTCCATGAAGGGGATGCGTATGATGCTAATAGCGATGTGAATAAAAACTGGGAGAATACAAATATCCCTGATTTAATTGATGAGGGCGTGTTTGAAGAGCCGAATCCAGAATGGTTCACAGAAAACGGAGGATACAATTATCGCCTGTACACAAATTCAATTGATGCTAATCTTTTTTTCGATGAATCGGGTTCTTTATGGATGACTTATGGTTCTTGGGCAGGAGGGATCTATGTGTTAGAGGTTGATCCTGCAACGGGTCAACCCATTCATCCTGGCGAGGACGGTACCACGGATGATGGTCGAATGATTGATCGATACTTTGGTACAAAAATTGCAGGGGGCTACGGCCACTCAATAGAAGGGCCTTACGTTTACTACGACAAGGAACAGGATTACTATTATCTGTTTACAACGTACGGAGGGTTAAGTTCAACAGGCGGATACCAGATGAGAGTCTTCCGCTCTGAATCTCCAAATGGTCCGTATGTAGATGGTTCCGGTCAAGCAGCTGTTTTTCCAGAGTCTTTAGATGATGGGACAGTGCGTAATAAGGTTGGAAGTCGGGACCATGAAGGCATTGGAAATAAACTGATGGGGAATTTCCAATTTGACGAGGGAGATACAAGCTCAGGCTATCTATCACCTGGGCACAACTCCATTTATGTTGATCCCGAAACGAATGAACGCTTTGTCGTCTTTCACACTAGATTCCCAGATAGTGGCGAGATGCATCAATTACGAGTCCACCAGTTTTTTATGAATAAAGAAGGGTGGCCAGTTGTTTCACCATACAGACATGCAGGAGAGGTTGAAGAGAATGTTGGGCGTCAGGAGCTAATTGGTGAGTACCAGGTGATCGAACATGGAACAGAATTAACGGCAGAGATTAATCGACCGTTACAAGTAACGTTGGAAAAAAATAATAAAGTCTCTGGTGATCGGACAGGAACCTGGAAACGCATGGGGCAAAACCGTGCGGAGATTAAGCTAGATGGCACCACTTATGAAGGCGTCTACTTAACGCAATATAATCCAAATGAGTCCGCGTACGTGCAGACATTTACACTCACATCTAAGGATGGAGAAGCACTATGGGGTACAAAAGTGAATTAAATTCTAAGAAGCAGAGGTCCAAATCCTCTGCTTTTTTGTAGAGTTATGTCGAATACATTTGTATGAAAACTGCCAAATTTATGTTGCTAAGAGAAGGAACAGTCGTTATAATCAGAAATAAGTTATACGTACAAATAAAAATAATTAGTACTAAGATGAATCAAACATGCGTATGAAATTAATGTTGATGTGTTTTTTTAATACTCACTGAAAGCGTTATCATATTTTAATTGGGGGGAGTCACAAATATGAAAAAGGTAACGGGGCTAGTTGCTGTTCTTGGTGCAACCATGCTTTTAGGGGCATGTGGGAATGATGAGTTTACGATTGAATTTTGGACACCATTAACTGGGGATGATGGTGCAAACATGGATGCGCTCGTAAAGGAATACAATGAAACCGATCCTGAGTACAAGGTGAACCACGTGATCACTTCTGACATGTATACGAAAATGTATACAGTATTGAATTCAGGTAATGGAATTCCAGACTTGTCCATCATTCACGCAGATCGTGTTCCAAACTTTGTGGATCAGGATTTACTTGAACCGATGACAACGATTATGGGTCAGCAATCAGAATTAAAAGAAGAAAATTATTTAACGGAAGCTTGGACAGCAGGAGAAGTAGACGGGACGCAATATACGATTCCTCTCGACATTCATGGTAGCGCAATGTATTACAACGAAGATTTGCTTGCTAAATACGGAGTTGAAAGTTTTCTAGATGATAATGTAGTGACGTTTGACGAGATGCTTTCATTACAAGGGGAGTTAGATGAAGGCGATTATGTACTAAATGACTCTCTACTTGGCTGGGTTGTATTAGCTCAAATCCAGAATCTAAACGGAGATATTGAGGATGAGGCAGGGAATCCAACGGTTAATACCCCTGAGATGAAGGAAGCAATTGAAGCGATTAAGGAATTATCAGATGCTGGAATCATGACGCCTTATGGTGAAGATGGATATCTCATGTTCCAGTCAGGGAATGTACTGTTTTCAACGGACGGAACGTGGAGCTCTATTGGCCACTCTCAAGTTGAAAGCTTAAATTACGGAGTCACAAACACCTATGCATTTGATCCTTCGAACTTCCACAACCGGGCATCTTCTCACCTGTTTGCTTTATTGACAAGTGAGGATCGAACGGATGAGAAGGAACAAGGAATTGGAGAATTCCTTGAGTATATGAGAGCTAACTCAATTGAATGGGCAGAAGCCGGACAAATTGTAGCTAGTGTCGATGTGGCTGAAAGTCCTGAATACGAAAATTACTTACAATCCTTCTTCACGTCGACTGAAGAAGAAACAGATTCCCTACACATTTATACGTACCGCCATTATCCGTACGTGGCCGAAGCGGTAGATATGTATGCAGCGGATATGGTCCATGGGGAAATTGATGTTGATGAAGGACTAGCCGAAATGCAACGCTTTGTTGAAGACAAAATTCAAGAAGGTGCATTAGACCTTGAGAATGTAGTCGAAGAAGAGGTTGAAGAATAGAATTCGAAGGCCACTGGGGCGGTGCTAGAGAGAAATTATCCTCTTCCTGTCCCAGCTTTCCAATGAAGGGAGTGTGTAAATCAGATGAAAAAAGTGAACCTGGGTCCTATTCTTTTTGTTGGTCCACATATTGTATTGTTCCTTGTCTTTATTCTTTTGCCGACCATCTTTGGAATCTATGCATCATTTACAAAATGGAATATGATCAGTGATCCTGTATGGGTAGGCTTAGACAACTATCGAACGATTTTGTTTAACTCAGATTCAACCTTCTATCAACAATTTTATAACGGAATGAAAAACACATTCATTTTTGTGTTAATTACAGTTCCACTCATGATCATCATTCCACTATTAATAGCAGTTGCTTTAGAGCAGAAGGACGTAAAGTTTAAAAATATGTTTCAAACCTTACTATACATTCCTGGTTTGATCTCCATTTCAGCTGCGTCACTGATCTGGTCATTAATCTTTAATAAGCAGCTTGGTGTAGCGAATAATCTCTTTGGGTCTGACGTAGTCTGGTCAGCAACTCAACCATACGCTTGGATTACAATCATTGCTATTACAATCTGGGCAGGAATTGGTGGAAATATGATCATTTACCGTGCTTCCATTAATGGGGTTTCACCTGATTTGTATGAGTCAGCTGAAATTGATGGTGCCGGTTCATTCCGCAAATTCATTAATGTTACATTACCTTCCATTCGCTTTCCATTAATTTTTACCTTAGTTATGACAACAGCCGGTTCCTTTAATGTGTTTGCTCAGCCTTTAATGATGACGAGCGGAGGACCACAGCAAAGTACAACAGTTCTGATGATGTACATTCGCGATCTGGCATTTAGTCATGGTCAATCCATTGCAGGTGTAGCTTCGGCAATGGCTGTCATGCTTGGTCTTGTTATTCTTGTGATCTCTGCTATTCAATATTACCTGATGAACCGTAATGCGGTGTAGAAGTCAAATTGTAAAGGAGGGTCAACGTGGCAAAGCCAACGGTCGCTCAATCAAAACCCATTAAACTTAATAAAAGTAAGCGTTTTAGTCCATCTATGTATTTAGCCTATACGTTCTTAATCCTAGTCAGTGCCATTTGGTTAGTACCTGTTTTATTTGGAATTACTACCTCATTTCGATCACAAACGGAAGTGGTAAACGAAGGATTTCGACTGTTACCCGTTAACTGGATTGTCGATAACTATGTCGCGATTTTGGAGAATACATCGAGTGCCCCAATCCTTCAGTGGATTTGGAACTCTATCTTTATCTCAACTACACACACCTTACTTGTCATTGTAGTCGTCTCAATAACTGGATATGGTTACACCCGTATGAAATTTAAAGGAAGAGACGCTCTCTTTTTCACGTTACTTGCCATTTCGTTTTTTCCGAATGTCGTGAATCTTATTCCTTCCTACAAAATCATTGATACATTGGGCTGGGTTAACACGCCTTGGGCTATGATTGTTCCTGGTTTAGCTGGAATGGGGAATATCTTCTTAGTCAGACAGTTCATGAAAGGAATACCTAAGGAACTAGACGAATCTGCACGCGTTGACGGTGCAAGTGATTTCGTCATCTTTTTCCGAATCATCCTTCCCTTGATTAAACCAGTACTTATTGTATGCGGACTATTTTCATTTGTGGGGTCTTGGAATGATTTCCTTTGGCCGGTCATCGTGTATACAGATGTACAGAAAATGCCGGTTACAGCAGGTCTATTGCTCCTTCAAGATGTGTACGGAAACTACCGAATGATTGGTCAATTAATGGGATCAGCCATACTCGCTATTATACCGACACTTCTCCTGTTCTTATTTGCACAGAAGTACTTTGTGCAAGCGATTAAACTGAATGCAGGAATTAAAGGATAAAAGGGTGAATGAAAGATGATAACGATCAAACGAGGAATTGAACGAAAGTTACTCATCATTGCTGCAATTTGGAATGCATGTACGGCTATGCTAACAATCTTCAGCTACTACAACTGGTTTGACCGCGAAGGAGCCGCCCGACTCGAGAGCCAGGAACTCAGTACTGCGATTGCAGGCTCTCAAATGGTGAACAATGTTCTACAGGTGATCATGTTATACGGTATTTTCGTCCTGATCGGTGCCATCATTACTTTTGTTGTAGCCGTCAAAATCAAGGACCACACCATCCAAAAAGGAGCAGTAATTTGGATGGCGATCTGGGGAGCGGTCCTGCTAGCATCCATGGACATGATTGGATTTTTGCTTGTGCTAATCGCATTCGTGACATATCTAGCTAAAAATAAAGCCATCAAGCTTACCAAAGAAGAGATGGCACACTAACCCAAACATAGGAGTGGATCACATGACAACAAATACAACGTACAAGAACCCGGTAGTAGAACAGAGAGCTGACCCGTGGGTGTACAAACATGAAGACGGCTACTACTATATGACAGCGTCGGTTCCTGAATATGATCGTATTGAGGTAAGGCGCTCGAAAACGATTAATGGATTAAGTGATGCAGAACCAAAAGTGGTTTGGGAAAAATATGAGACTGGACCGTTAAGTGCAAACATTTGGGCTCCAGAAATTCATCCGATCAACGGGAAATGGTATATCTATTTTGCGGCAGCCAGAACGACTGAAACAAATGAGGGCTTATTTGATCACCGTATGTTTGTGTTAGAAAATGAGTCTCCAAACCCGCTAGAGGGCAAATGGATTGAAAAGGGGCAAATCAAAACAAAATGGGAGTCCTTTGCACTTGATGCGACCTACTTTAGTCACAATGGAACCTCTTATCTCGTCTGGCCTCAAAAGGATCCAGACATTGAGGGGAACTCAAACCTATATATCGCTGAGCTTGAAAACCCGTGGACTCTTAAAGGAGAACAGGTGATGATTGCTACACCTGAATATGATTGGGAGCGGATTGGATTTTTGGTAAATGAAGGTCCGGCCATCATTAAACGAAATGGAAAAATCTTTCTCGCGTACTCTGCAAGTGCGACCAACCACTACTACTGCATGGGATTAATGTATGCAGATGAACAAAGTGACTTGCTTGATGCATCCTCTTGGCATAAGCTACCTGAGCCTGTGCTTACAACCGATGATGAAAACAGCCAATTTGGTCCCGGTCATAACAGCTTTACGGTTTCAGAAGATGGAGCTGAAGATGTACTAATCTATCATGCTCGTAATTATAAAGAGATTACAGGAGACCCCTTATATGACCCGAATCGTCATACACGAGCACAAACATTTAGTTGGAATGAAGATGGATTTCCAGAGTTCGGACGCCCAGTACCTGATGCAAAGAAATAAAAGAGATGAGGGATAATGATGAGTCAGAAAGTAATTATTAATAGTGATATTCAAAAAGGAACCATTAACAAAAACATATACGGACATTTTGCCGAACATTTAGGTCGCTGCATCTATGAAGGATTCTGGGTAGGTGAAGACTCAGAAATCAATCATACAAATGGAATCAGGAACGATGTGGTAGCTGCATTAAAAAAGCTGAACATCCCTGTCCTACGTTGGCCGGGAGGGTGCTTTGCCGATGAATACCATTGGAAAGATGGCGTAGGCCCCCGCGAAAATCGTAAGAGAATGGTCAATACTCATTGGGGCGGGGTTGTTGAGAACAACCACTTTGGTACCCATGAATTTATGATGCTATGTGAGATGCTAGAAACAGAGCCTTACATTTGCGGAAATGTTGGAAGTGGCACTGTTCAGGAAATGTCTGAATGGGTAGAGTACATGACCTTTGACGGTGAATCACCAATGGCCAACTGGAGAAAAGAGAACGGTCGCGACAAGGCATGGCCGCTCACTTACTTTGGTGTAGGCAACGAGAACTGGGGCTGCGGCGGGAACATGCGTCCTGAATTTTATGCAGATCTGTACAGACAATTTCAGACCTATGTACGGAACTACGGAGACAATAAAATCTACAAAATCGCCGGTGGAGCGAATGTCGATGACTACAATTGGACAGAAGTCTTAATGCGTGAAGCTGGGTGGTTGATGGACGGATTGAGCCTTCACTACTACACCATTCCAGGCG comes from the Alkalihalobacillus sp. FSL W8-0930 genome and includes:
- a CDS encoding carbohydrate ABC transporter permease; its protein translation is MYLAYTFLILVSAIWLVPVLFGITTSFRSQTEVVNEGFRLLPVNWIVDNYVAILENTSSAPILQWIWNSIFISTTHTLLVIVVVSITGYGYTRMKFKGRDALFFTLLAISFFPNVVNLIPSYKIIDTLGWVNTPWAMIVPGLAGMGNIFLVRQFMKGIPKELDESARVDGASDFVIFFRIILPLIKPVLIVCGLFSFVGSWNDFLWPVIVYTDVQKMPVTAGLLLLQDVYGNYRMIGQLMGSAILAIIPTLLLFLFAQKYFVQAIKLNAGIKG
- a CDS encoding glycoside hydrolase family 43 protein; the encoded protein is MRKGGYVAGALAVGLLTFGFYSESGGATMNERTNTEIDFQNATVHDPSIVKEGDTFYAIGSHIDGAKSADLINWENYTNGYTTPGNTIYGDLSVNLAESFEWAGENDADSRGGYAVWAPEIIWNEHYVHEDGSKGAYMMYYSVSSTYIRSAIGYAVSKDMDGPFEYVDTIMYSGFHEGDAYDANSDVNKNWENTNIPDLIDEGVFEEPNPEWFTENGGYNYRLYTNSIDANLFFDESGSLWMTYGSWAGGIYVLEVDPATGQPIHPGEDGTTDDGRMIDRYFGTKIAGGYGHSIEGPYVYYDKEQDYYYLFTTYGGLSSTGGYQMRVFRSESPNGPYVDGSGQAAVFPESLDDGTVRNKVGSRDHEGIGNKLMGNFQFDEGDTSSGYLSPGHNSIYVDPETNERFVVFHTRFPDSGEMHQLRVHQFFMNKEGWPVVSPYRHAGEVEENVGRQELIGEYQVIEHGTELTAEINRPLQVTLEKNNKVSGDRTGTWKRMGQNRAEIKLDGTTYEGVYLTQYNPNESAYVQTFTLTSKDGEALWGTKVN
- a CDS encoding extracellular solute-binding protein, with translation MKKVTGLVAVLGATMLLGACGNDEFTIEFWTPLTGDDGANMDALVKEYNETDPEYKVNHVITSDMYTKMYTVLNSGNGIPDLSIIHADRVPNFVDQDLLEPMTTIMGQQSELKEENYLTEAWTAGEVDGTQYTIPLDIHGSAMYYNEDLLAKYGVESFLDDNVVTFDEMLSLQGELDEGDYVLNDSLLGWVVLAQIQNLNGDIEDEAGNPTVNTPEMKEAIEAIKELSDAGIMTPYGEDGYLMFQSGNVLFSTDGTWSSIGHSQVESLNYGVTNTYAFDPSNFHNRASSHLFALLTSEDRTDEKEQGIGEFLEYMRANSIEWAEAGQIVASVDVAESPEYENYLQSFFTSTEEETDSLHIYTYRHYPYVAEAVDMYAADMVHGEIDVDEGLAEMQRFVEDKIQEGALDLENVVEEEVEE
- a CDS encoding family 43 glycosylhydrolase; amino-acid sequence: MTTNTTYKNPVVEQRADPWVYKHEDGYYYMTASVPEYDRIEVRRSKTINGLSDAEPKVVWEKYETGPLSANIWAPEIHPINGKWYIYFAAARTTETNEGLFDHRMFVLENESPNPLEGKWIEKGQIKTKWESFALDATYFSHNGTSYLVWPQKDPDIEGNSNLYIAELENPWTLKGEQVMIATPEYDWERIGFLVNEGPAIIKRNGKIFLAYSASATNHYYCMGLMYADEQSDLLDASSWHKLPEPVLTTDDENSQFGPGHNSFTVSEDGAEDVLIYHARNYKEITGDPLYDPNRHTRAQTFSWNEDGFPEFGRPVPDAKK
- a CDS encoding sugar ABC transporter permease: MKKVNLGPILFVGPHIVLFLVFILLPTIFGIYASFTKWNMISDPVWVGLDNYRTILFNSDSTFYQQFYNGMKNTFIFVLITVPLMIIIPLLIAVALEQKDVKFKNMFQTLLYIPGLISISAASLIWSLIFNKQLGVANNLFGSDVVWSATQPYAWITIIAITIWAGIGGNMIIYRASINGVSPDLYESAEIDGAGSFRKFINVTLPSIRFPLIFTLVMTTAGSFNVFAQPLMMTSGGPQQSTTVLMMYIRDLAFSHGQSIAGVASAMAVMLGLVILVISAIQYYLMNRNAV